The Callithrix jacchus isolate 240 chromosome 20, calJac240_pri, whole genome shotgun sequence genome has a window encoding:
- the MT3 gene encoding metallothionein-3, producing the protein MDPEPCPCPSGGSCTCADSCKCEGCKCTSCKKSCCSCCPAECKKCAKDCVCKGGEGTEAEAEKCSCCQ; encoded by the exons ATGGACCCTGAGCCCTGTCCCTGCCCTTCTG GTGGCTCCTGCACCTGCGCGGACTCCTGCAAGTGCGAGGGATGCAAATGCACCTCCTGCAAGAAGA gctgctgctcctgctgccctGCGGAGTGTAAGAAGTGTGCCAAGGACTGTGTGTGCAAGGGTGGAGAGGGGAccgaggcagaggcagagaagtgCAGCTGCTGCCAGTAA
- the LOC100404252 gene encoding metallothionein-2, whose protein sequence is MDPNCSCTAGDSCTCGGSCKCKECKCTSCKKSCCSCCPVGCAKCAQGCICKGALDKCNCCA, encoded by the exons ATGGACCCCAACTGCTCCTGCACCGCCG GTGACTCCTGCACCTGCGGCGGCTCCTGCAAGTGCAAAGAGTGCAAATGCACCTCCTGCAAGAAAA gctgctgctcctgctgccctgtgggaTGTGCCAAGTGTGCCCAGGGCTGCATCTGCAAAGGGGCATTGGACAAGTGCAACTGCTGCGCCTGA
- the LOC100894903 gene encoding metallothionein-1E, which produces MDPNCSCATGGSCTCTSSCKCKECKCTSCKKSCCSCCPVGCAKCAQGCICKGASEKCSCCA; this is translated from the exons ATGGACCCTAACTGCTCCTGCGCCACTG GTGGCTCCTGCACATGCACCAGCTCCTGCAAGTGCAAAGAGTGCAAATGCACCTCCTGCAAGAAGA gctgctgctcctgctgccccGTGGGCTGTGCCAAGTGTGCCCAGGGCTGCATCTGCAAAGGGGCATCAGAGAAGTGCAGCTGCTGTGCCTGA